The Dunckerocampus dactyliophorus isolate RoL2022-P2 chromosome 13, RoL_Ddac_1.1, whole genome shotgun sequence genome window below encodes:
- the snx6 gene encoding sorting nexin-6 isoform X2: MMEGLDDGPDFLSEEDRGPRAVNVDLQTDATLQVDISDALSERDKVKFTVHTKSTLPNFKQNEFSVVRQHEEFIWLHDSFVENEDYAGYIIPPAPPRPDFDASREKLQKLGEGEGSMTKEEFTKMKQELEAEYLAIFKKTVAMHEVFLCRVAAHPILRKDLNFHVFLEYNQDLSVRGKNKKEKLEDFFKNVVKSADGVLVAGVKDVDDFFEHEKTFLLEYHNRVKDASAKSDRMIRSHKNAADDINRIASSLYTLGTQDSTDLCKFFLKVSELFEKTRKIEARVAADEDLKLADLLKYYLRESQAAKDLLYRRSRALLDYENANKALDKARAKNRDVLQAESSQQLCCHKFDKISDSAKQELIDFKTRRVAAFRKNLVELAELELKHAKGNLQLLQSCLGVLKGNT, from the exons ATGATG GAAGGACTGGACGACGGACCAGACTTCCTCTCCGAGGAGGACCGTGGA cCGAGGGCAGTCAATGTGGACCTTCAGACGGATGCCACGCTGCAGGTGGATATCTCGGACGCCCTCAGCGAGCGAGACAAGGTCAAGTTCACAGTGCACACCAAG AGCACGCTGCCCAACTTCAAGCAGAATGAGTTCTCGGTGGTCCGCCAGCATGAAGAGTTCATTTGGCTGCACGACTCCTTTGTGGAGAACGAAGACTACGCTGGCTACATC ATTCCGCCGGCCCCCCCCAGGCCAGACTTTGACGCCTCCAGAGAGAAGCTGCAGAAGCTGGGGGAGGGAGAGGGATCCATGACCAAGGAGGAGTTCACCAAGATGAAGCAGGAACTTGAGGC TGAGTACCTGGCCATCTTTAAAAAGACAGTGGCCATGCACGAGGTCTTCTTGTGTCGAGTGGCGGCTCATCCCATCCTTAGGAAGGACCTCAACTTCCACGTCTTCCTGGAGTATAACCAGGAC CTGAGTGTACGGGGAAAGAACAAGAAGGAGAAGTTGGAGGATTTCTTCAAGAACGTGGTCAAGTCAGCTGATGGCGTCCTGGTGGCGGGCGTTAAG GATGTGGACGACTTCTTTGAGCACGAGAAGACATTCCTGTTAGAATATCACAACCGTGTGAAGGACGCCTCGGCCAAATCGGACAGAATGATCCGCTCTCACAAGA ACGCTGCTGACGACATCAACAGGATTGCTTCGTCACTCTACACATTGGGGACGCAGGACTCCACCGACCTTTGCAA GTTTTTCCTCAAAGTGTCTGAGCTCTTTGAAAAGACCAGG AAAATTGAAGCTCGAGTCGCAGCCGACGAAGACTTGAAGTTGGCTGACTTGTTGAAATATTACCTGAGGGAGTCGCAGGCTGCAAAG GACCTGCTGTACCGCAGGAGTCGAGCACTGCTGGACTACGAGAACGCTAATAAGGCTCTGGACAAAGCTCGCGCCAAGAACCGTGACGTCTTGCAGGCTGAGAGCAGCCAGCAACTGTGCTGCCACAAGTTTGACAAGATCTCTGACTCTGCCAAGCAAG AGCTCATCGACTTCAAAACAAGGCGAGTTGCAGCATTCAGGAAGAACCTCGTGGAGCTGGCAGAGTTGGAGCTCAAACACGCCAAG GGGAACCTCCAGCTGCTGCAGAGCTGCCTGGGGGTCTTGAAGGGTAACACTTAA
- the snx6 gene encoding sorting nexin-6 isoform X1, whose amino-acid sequence MMQEGLDDGPDFLSEEDRGPRAVNVDLQTDATLQVDISDALSERDKVKFTVHTKSTLPNFKQNEFSVVRQHEEFIWLHDSFVENEDYAGYIIPPAPPRPDFDASREKLQKLGEGEGSMTKEEFTKMKQELEAEYLAIFKKTVAMHEVFLCRVAAHPILRKDLNFHVFLEYNQDLSVRGKNKKEKLEDFFKNVVKSADGVLVAGVKDVDDFFEHEKTFLLEYHNRVKDASAKSDRMIRSHKNAADDINRIASSLYTLGTQDSTDLCKFFLKVSELFEKTRKIEARVAADEDLKLADLLKYYLRESQAAKDLLYRRSRALLDYENANKALDKARAKNRDVLQAESSQQLCCHKFDKISDSAKQELIDFKTRRVAAFRKNLVELAELELKHAKGNLQLLQSCLGVLKGNT is encoded by the exons ATGATG CAGGAAGGACTGGACGACGGACCAGACTTCCTCTCCGAGGAGGACCGTGGA cCGAGGGCAGTCAATGTGGACCTTCAGACGGATGCCACGCTGCAGGTGGATATCTCGGACGCCCTCAGCGAGCGAGACAAGGTCAAGTTCACAGTGCACACCAAG AGCACGCTGCCCAACTTCAAGCAGAATGAGTTCTCGGTGGTCCGCCAGCATGAAGAGTTCATTTGGCTGCACGACTCCTTTGTGGAGAACGAAGACTACGCTGGCTACATC ATTCCGCCGGCCCCCCCCAGGCCAGACTTTGACGCCTCCAGAGAGAAGCTGCAGAAGCTGGGGGAGGGAGAGGGATCCATGACCAAGGAGGAGTTCACCAAGATGAAGCAGGAACTTGAGGC TGAGTACCTGGCCATCTTTAAAAAGACAGTGGCCATGCACGAGGTCTTCTTGTGTCGAGTGGCGGCTCATCCCATCCTTAGGAAGGACCTCAACTTCCACGTCTTCCTGGAGTATAACCAGGAC CTGAGTGTACGGGGAAAGAACAAGAAGGAGAAGTTGGAGGATTTCTTCAAGAACGTGGTCAAGTCAGCTGATGGCGTCCTGGTGGCGGGCGTTAAG GATGTGGACGACTTCTTTGAGCACGAGAAGACATTCCTGTTAGAATATCACAACCGTGTGAAGGACGCCTCGGCCAAATCGGACAGAATGATCCGCTCTCACAAGA ACGCTGCTGACGACATCAACAGGATTGCTTCGTCACTCTACACATTGGGGACGCAGGACTCCACCGACCTTTGCAA GTTTTTCCTCAAAGTGTCTGAGCTCTTTGAAAAGACCAGG AAAATTGAAGCTCGAGTCGCAGCCGACGAAGACTTGAAGTTGGCTGACTTGTTGAAATATTACCTGAGGGAGTCGCAGGCTGCAAAG GACCTGCTGTACCGCAGGAGTCGAGCACTGCTGGACTACGAGAACGCTAATAAGGCTCTGGACAAAGCTCGCGCCAAGAACCGTGACGTCTTGCAGGCTGAGAGCAGCCAGCAACTGTGCTGCCACAAGTTTGACAAGATCTCTGACTCTGCCAAGCAAG AGCTCATCGACTTCAAAACAAGGCGAGTTGCAGCATTCAGGAAGAACCTCGTGGAGCTGGCAGAGTTGGAGCTCAAACACGCCAAG GGGAACCTCCAGCTGCTGCAGAGCTGCCTGGGGGTCTTGAAGGGTAACACTTAA
- the cfl2 gene encoding cofilin-2 produces MASGVTVNDEVIRVFNDMKVRKSSTQDEVKKRKKAVLFCLSDDRKKIIVEEGKQILVGEIGETVDDPYACFVKLLPLDDCRYGLYDATYETKESKKEDLVFIFWAPEGAPLKSKMIYASSKDAIKKKFTGIKHEWQVNGLDDIQDRSTLAEKLGGNVVVSLEGKPL; encoded by the exons GCGTCAGGCGTGACCGTGAACGATGAGGTCATCAGGGTGTTCAACGACATGAAGGTGAGGAAGTCTTCCACACAAGACGAggtgaagaagaggaagaaggcgGTGCTCTTCTGTCTGAGCGACGACAGGAAGAAGATCATTGTGGAGGAGGGAAAGCAGATCCTGGTGGGTGAAATTGGCGAGACAGTGGACGACCCCTACGCCTGTTTTGTCAAGCTCCTCCCCCTCGACGACTGCAGATACGGCCTATACGACGCCACCTACGAGACCAAGGAGTCCAAGAAGGAGGACCTGGTCTTTATCTTCTG GGCTCCAGAGGGGGCTCCTCTCAAGAGCAAGATGATCTACGCCAGCTCCAAAGACGCCATCAAGAAGAAGTTTACAG GTATCAAACACGAGTGGCAGGTGAATGGGCTGGACGACATCCAGGACCGCAGCACGCTGGCCGAGAAGCTGGGCGGAAACGTGGTGGTATCCCTGGAGGGAAAACCGCTGTGA